GcaatatttaagaatttatctTGTTTCTTAATATTTTAGCCTCAATGAATGGTTTATCTCTAAATTCGCATCAATTCTGATCTGGTCATTTTTGAACATACCAAACTTGCCATCATGTATGGGTCAAGCAAGTTCCATGATTAGAAAATAACCCTAGCCACTCATCTCACACAGTATCTGTAGTCACTGTACCCTCGTCATCAGCTGAAGTGTACGTACAAAAATTCTTGCTGCAAAAAATCCCTCTTTCCCATCTCAAGTCAACAAGTCACTAGCAGGCATGGCCCATTGTGATGAAAATCTCTGGCAACTTAGGCCTTTTCTAAGCCATTTAAGTCATAAGTTTGGGAAAATGGCATAGCACTCACTCCTGTTTCATTATAATGTTAATAGacaatatttgtaatttttgtcgCCATTTTCTAGGAGATGAAGGCCATATTAATCGTGTTCATGGAAATTACACCAGAATCAAATTGTGGCCTCCTTATGTTTGTGTCTGGTGGTTCTGCTTAATTTGATTTTGTCCTCACTGATTGTGGTTTTGTGGTGCCTTCTATAAACAGGCTACTTTAAGATAATAATGGCAATTTTGACTTTCTAATGGATATTGCTGTTGAAACTTAAAAGCTCTAATGAATGAGCAAATGCTCAGAGAAAGCAAAAATACCTGTGTAACTAAGTATGATGGGTCACAGTAGCCCAAAAAAAAATCACACACACTTATATACACCATACTGTCCTTTTATCacccaaaagaaagaaaatgaaaaagtgTCTGACCTTTTTTAGCTGATTTGGCAGCTCTTTGTGCTTCCTGTAGAGCACGCCTTTCAGCTTTGCTGGTTTTTTCCTTCAATGGTTTTGATGCTGGATTCAAGCCCTCATTAGACActtcttcattcatttttgCTAACTTCTCTGTGTGATTGTTTTCATTACTAACTGCAATGTGGATCATGTAAACAAACATGCATACTCACTGTAGGCGATTTATAATGAAAGTCATATGGAGTTTTTGCGACTTATGTACCATAAAAGAAGGATAGAAAAGGATCAAACAAAAACCCAAAACAAATAAGGCTACAGATAATAATACATTTACATATACTAATATATGGTACGCTATAACAACTAAAAGTGAATTAAATTCCATAATCGTGTATTGATCAATTCTATTTTCTAGTCAATAAATAGACCATGATGACATATTCCAAACATCAAGTAATAAAGCCACATAATTAGGGACAATAACTTTGTTATCACAAAGGGAAAAGTTACATACATCCGACCTCCAAACTAGAGCTACTTAATAGATTTTGGTAATGGTATGTTGAAATGTTAATAACAATTTAGTTTGCACAATAACAAGACAAGGTTGACGCAAAAAAAGTGAGTATCACATACCTTCATACATGGCTTTGACAGGATTCATTAAGCTACCAAAACACAAGCAATACAATCACAGCCAGAAATAAAAATGTTTGCATGAGATCAGATTTAAGAGGAATGCAATTCCCTCTCAACGAATAGCTCCCAAAAGAGGAAATGGTAAAGAAAGTTCACTATTCTCAGAATATCTTATCAACAAGAATCAAGAATAAACCATAAAAGAGAAAAGCAATCTCATTGGGTAGACATTGACAAGAACTTAAATTCAGACCGCTTGTAATCCCTTAATATTCCCAGTTATGCCTCCAAAAAAGCATCGAAAATTTCACGTTATCatacttattaaaaaaattgcacAAAAACCTTAAGAAATGTAGCATCTAGAGTATCTTTCACACCCTCCTGAATGGAATTTTTTAAACTTCCCCCCACAAAACCTCACATAATTTTCCCCATCAATAAAAGTCAACTCTAACATGGGATTGATTTCAGAGCAAAGGAATTGGTCAAaacttgaatctttttcttcatACTTACTTGCATTGTTACAAAAACCCCACTTGCCAAACTAAGCACAAACTATTTCAATTCAACCGATATAGGAGTAAAAACTAATCAATATAATACCAATTTACATATAATGCCCATCAGATTATCTCCTCAAATCTCAACCCATAACTTGAAAAACCCTAATCCCCAATACAcataaatatctaaaaaaaaaatgaactaaCCATGATTAATAACAGTAGTTTCATCGTCGGCAGTAGATTCAGGATTAACAGGGGAATTAAGCCCAGACATATCAAAAGCAAGGCTATACTTCCCAGAACTACTTCGAACCCATTCTTCGGAATAATCAGGGTGAGTTGACTCGGGGGAAGAACCGGCTAGGTAAGAGTGGGAATCGTCAAAAACTCGGCGAGCAGTAGAAAGAGGAATAGGGAGAGAAGTAGAAGCGTCAGTAGGGAAATTAGAAAGAGGAATCATGACAGGAGAAAGCGTCGAGTTTTCGCCGGCGCCGGGAACGGAAGAAGGAGCGTCGGTATGAGTATGAGAAGCGTCGAAATTGAAGGTGAAACCAACTTGACGGATTTTAGGATCGATAATTGACCTATTTGGGGGTATTCTTCGAGgttccattttcttttttctttttttggggAACTAAATTTTTGGGTGAAAGTGAGAGAGAGGGGGGTGATTTGGAGGAGACTCTACTCGGAGGTAAGAGAAAGACAAACTTGACTTTGcttgttttgtttgtttattgtttttcttatttgtttgtAGATCATTGGCAAACGGTTGATAACTGATAAAGGTTATTCTGTTAGTTGATAGTTGTTAGTTGATTATCGATAGGTTGATTGAAGTGGACGTTTGGATTAATTGCTTCTATCAAGTGATTTGACCAGTTCATTTTGAACACGTTAGGAGAGCATATTGTTGTAAATTGGCTGATTGCAATAAATTGTTTTAGCTAAATAATTTAACAAACATTAGCATTCGATGATTTGACTACCTAaccattttatttatatgtaaataaataaactaaaattgttcaTCGGTAATGAATATGCATTTTGGgattaattttaatgaaatatgTTATTTGGAGATATATGTTTTCCTTTATAACGTTTCATTATTAATCAATATATCACTAAGTGCTGattgatgaaaataaatttattaaaaaaatgtttaatgtAAAACAAGCATATGATTAGAAATCCTTTATAATGATTTTTctagttaaattatatttaaatttttattatcattactaccatttaattaatattaacaataatatatgtggTTATTAAGGAAGTTTGGCAATAGGAGTGAAATTGTGAGAATCAAGCGTGGGACTAAGGTAGGGATCGTTAGATTGTAATTAATCACATTAAAGTTATAAACTATCATATTATATCTATAAAATTTGtcactttaaaataagaagAGATCAACGTAAGATCataattagtcaattttaaattataattgatcattttaatctatAATAGAAACAATcactttaattataattaattactttaaaattataaataattattattttaaaaccaTAAGTTTACATCACATCACCTCAATATTAGAATGACCATCAACAATTTGTGAACCCATATAGCATTGTTACACGTGCAAGTTTGCATGTCCCTAACACAATACATACCCACATTGATCCAACTCTTAACGTGTCATCCCTCCCCTACATAGCATTCTTCCCTTAATGGCCTAATCTTCTCCTATTCCCTTGGCAATTGGCATCAATAATGGCCATTACAACCACTACATCTACATTACACACCTTCTTACGCCGCCTTCAACACACCTCCGCCTCTAACTCCACCCAACATCTTCCCCTCCTTACCCTCCTTATCTCCACCGCCATATTCCTCCTGCTCGCCACCCTCACCCTAACCGCCACCCTCATCGGCCTCGTCTTTTTCGTTCTCGGTCTCATCGTTTTTGTTCCCTTCATCATCCTTTTTAGCCCCATTTGGCTCCCTATTTTTGTGTGTGTTTTTGTTCCTCTTCTCGGATTTGTATCTCTTTGTGGGTTTGGTTTCGTCGCCTTGGCTGCTTTGTGGTGGGTCTACCGGTACTGCCGGGGGATGCACCCACCAGGTTCCGACCGGTTTGATTATGCTAGGAACAGTATTGCCAATACGGCTCGAGGCGCCAGGGATTATGCTAGGGAGTATGGTGGGTATCTTCATTCTAAGGTTAAGGATGCGGCCCCTGGTGCTTAAGTCATGGCGCTTTTAAGTCGGGGGTGGTTTAGAGCATGTTAAGATGTAAGATCGTATAGGAGCCTTAAATATTTTTTCGTTTTCTATATAGTTTTAAGGTTCAAAATTTTGAGACATTGTAAAATAAATGGGATATGAAAATTACTCATCCCGATTTTATATGttcttttcaaataaaatttatgaattttagtgttaaactttgattataatttttgattgatctataaggaaaaatatatttatgtagaATCTTATTAGAtacgtcttaatatatattttttaaatatcaatgtttttgaaattttagaaCTCATATAgtcaaaattatttgatttgagtCACCATTAAAAACAATCACCACCTTGACGAAAATTCATAGTCAGCAAACGATCTCACCAACACATAGTGAATatatctcaagccaaaacccGATGCAAAGCTCATACATAAGTCATACATCACGATAAGTCTTCAACTAAGTCTCATCCCGAAAAGTCTTCAACCAAGACTCATCACACACTCGTCatcaagtataacaactcataatgctccacctgcatCACAAGTTTcgggcaagctccaccttaaggCCAACATGCTTACAATAGGAGCTCCCCAACACCGCCCCAAAGGGCCTACTGAatcacatagtaatcaatatttagcaagtctaagcaatgtttaaacttactaaatggaacaaacttagtaaagaaatcagTTGGGTTGTCAACGGTCCCgatcttctttacctttaccCTCTTGTCAGTACGCAAGAAATGATACCTGACATCAATGTGCTTGGTCCGATCATGGTGTACTTGGTCTTTAGCTAAGCAAATGACACTTAGACTATCACAATACACCGTAGCAAAATCCTGTGCAATACCCAGTTCACCTACAAGGCCTTTGCGCCATATAGACTCCTTAGCTGCAGAAGTTAAAGCCATGTACTCAGCTTCACTAGTAGACCACGTAACCGAAGACTACAATGTAGACTTCCAACTAACCACAAAACCACCTAAAGTAAACATACCCGGTCACCAACCTCCTGTTATCCACATCAGCTGCATAATCAGAATCACTATACCCAGTTACCAAACACTCCTTACCATTCCCATACACAAGACCAATATCAACTGTTCCTCTCAAATAGTGAAAAATCCTTTTCACCCCCTGCCAGTGCTCTCTCCCAGGTCGAGCCATGAACCTACTCACAACATTAACAACGTGCGCAAAATCCGGCCTAGTACAGACCACTGCATATATCAAACAACCAACTGCGTTGGCATAAGGGACCCTAGACATATACGCCAACTCCTCCTCGGTTAGAGCTGACATAGACAAAGACAATTTGCAACTCACAGATGTTGGTGTACTTTATAGGCTTCGATTTCTTTATCCCAAAACGAGACAAAATCTTTTCGATGTAACTTTTCTGAGTCAAGAAAATTTTACCCTTAGCCCGATCCCTATAAatctccatacccaaaatctttttagctggacccaaatctttcatgtcaaatttcGAGCTAAGCAACTCTTTAAGTCTAGCAACATCAGATTTATTCTTTTTGgcaacaagcatgtcatcaacatataacaacagATAAATCATGGAACCATTATCTAACTTACAATGATACACACAGCAATCATACGAGTTTCTATCAAAACCATGCGAAACAATAAAAGAATTAAACCTCTTGTACCATTGCCGAGGAGATTGCTTAAGTCCATACAATGACTTTAGCAATCTGCATGCATAGTGCTTTTTCCCTGGAATCTCGAATTCCTCGGGCTGTTTCATCAAAATCTCCTCCTCCAAATCACCATGTAGGAAAGTCGTCTTAACATGTAGCTACTCCAGCTCAAGGTCATAATGTGCTACAATTGATAATAGCACACGAATAGAAGTATGTCGAACCACCAGTGAGAATATCTCCACAAAGTCAACCCCTTCTACCTGACTGAACCCTTTTGCAACTAGCCTAGCCTTAAAATGAACTTTCTCAGATTCAGATGacccttctttcttcttaaaaatCCACTTGCACCCTATAAGCTTCCTCCCCTCTGGTACCTTCACAAGTTCCCATACTCTGTTCTTGTAAAGAGACTGCATCTCTTCACCCATTGCAGCAAGCCATTACACCGATTCACTACAACTAATTGCTAGTTTATACGTGGCAGGTTCATATGACTCTATATCATCAGCTacactcaatgcataacctATCCAATTCTCAACAAAGCAATTTCTTCCTTCCATCTCTTCAATCAACCTAACAGAGTAACAGGCTTCTTGATAACTCGTTTAGGTTTCTCAAGAATGGTGTCAGAATGACTAGATGACTCCAGATTAGACTGCTCCACCTCCTCCACAGAGTTCAAAGAATATGGAACAACCTCAGGTTTAGGAGTACTCGGCACTGGAACCTCAGtatcatcatcaataaactGCACTCGAGGTAAATCAGCAATGGATGACTGATGTACCTCAAGTACTCCATTTGTCTGCAGCAAGTTCTCCTCTTTTTTTCCCAATTCAGAAGACTCCGAGCTCTTCTTGGAATATATGGTGCTCTCGTCAAAAGTGACATCCCTACTAAGGATGACTTGACCCTCCGAAGGTGAATAGATCCTAAATCCCTTCACACCATCACCATACCCAACAAAACACCCCCGTCTTGAATCGTGGATCCAACTTACCCTCACTAACACGATAATAAGCAACACAGCCAAAAATCTTGAAATTAGAGAAACTAGGCAACCTACCACTCCAGATCTCAAACGGGATTTTGAAGTCAACTCTCAAATGAGGACCCCTATTGATGATATAACAAGCTCTCATCACAGCTTCACTCCAATATTTCCTCCCAAGCCTTGCATTAGAGAGCATGCATCGAACTCTCTCAAGTAGTGTCTGATTAACCCGCTCTGCAACACCGTTCTGCTGTGGTGTCATCCTGACGGTATGATGCCGACCAAGACCCTTATCTGCACATAACTAATTAAACTCCTCTTTGCAAAACTCTAGCCCATTGTCTGTTCGTAGCTTCTTGATCTTCCTACCCTGTCGATTCTCCACCAAAGCTTTCCATTACTTAAAAGCTTTTAAAAACCTTATCCTTTGACTTGAGCAACCTAAGCCATATGTATCGGGACTTGTCATCtacaaatgacacaaaatagGGAAAACCTCCGATACCTTCAACCCTAGATGGACCCCAGCAATCTGAATGGATATAATCGAGCACATCATCAGTAATGTGAGCACCCTTGCTGAATTTTGACCTGtgtttcttcccaaacacacaatgctcacAAAATTTAAGGTTGACAACCTTGATCCCGGATAGTAGACCCCTCTTAGTCAATAGCTGTATCTCCTTCTCCCCCATATGACTAAGCCTCATGTGCCAAATCTTGGTCATCTCCTGGTGAGACACTGATGCGCAAACCGCAGAATTAGACAGTGTGACACCCTCTAAGACATagagggtgttcctcttgataccCTTGAGTACCAACTCCGAACCTTGATAAATAGACAACTCCCCATCAAAAAACACTCCATTGTACCCCAAATCATCCAAGGTACCCAATGAAATCAGATTCTTCCCCAAAGTAGGGACATGCCGCACCCTAGTCAATGTTAACTTTCGCCCATCACTAGTTCTCAATCTCATGGACCCAATACCCGTAATCTTACAAGGTGCAttgttacctacaataactttaCCCCCATTGCAAGACTCATACGTGTCAAACCAGTCTCGATAcggactcatatggaacgaacacCCCGAATCTAGAACCCAGTCATCAGAAAGATTCCTCAGACTTAGCAGAACTCACTAATGCCAAGTCTTCCTCCGAATTATAGTTCTCCTTCGGTTTTTCCTCAACTACAGCAACTTGGGATTTGCCCTTCCTCACCGGATAATTAGCCCTAAAGTGACCCGGTTCCTTGCAGTAATAACAGGTTTTTCCCGCAGTCTTACCAGATCCCTCATTGCCGTTTTCAGCACCCGACCAAGTATTGTTGCCCTTGTTAACCCCCTTCTTCTTTTTAAATTTCCCGGACTTAACAAACAACCCACTGCCTCTCTCCCCATTATCACCTATAGCTTTATGACGAAGTTCCCTAGTATGaagtgctgccttcacttcttctagggtCAGAGAGTCATTACCAACAACAAAAGACTCAACAAAATTCTCATAGCTAGACAGTAGAGACACAAGTAAAATCCACGCAGTatcctcatcatctattttAACATCTAAGTTACGCAAATCCAGAACAATagagttaagtttttcaagatgTTCCCGTAAGGTAGTACCTGACTGCATTCGGAGGCTGAACAACCGCTGCTTCAACAATGATTTGTTGGTCAGCGACTTAGTCATATACAATGACTTCAATTTCATCCATAATTCCGCCGTTATAGCCTGATTAGcgacctccgtgatgatatgatcatccaaaCTTCGAAAAAATTGTAGAATgagccttttcctccattactgcTAATTGCCCGTCAGTTAATCCGTCCTCCGATCCCGTAGTAGTACTCTTTGGAGCCAATGGACGCCAGATTTACTGCTGTTTCAACAGAGCCTTCACTTTATTTGCCGTAGCCCGAAACTTTTTTTCCCGGTAAATTTCTCGattcttattgtagaatctccagccattgtttcactcaaaaactctccaaggacttaaacctgagctcttgatgccaattattgtgcgacagcggaagcaagatcgatgaacaataatgaaacaataagaaattcaatgcaaaaaataagaaaatgacacaagagatttaacgtggttgactatcaatgtgatagctacgtccaccggcacgatatcaaataatttcactatgattgcatataatttacaagatgaattacaatcacactCACGTATtataatggctctcttgtgatctctctcaatttgtgaatcatcatGTATTAGCCCTTaaaatgggagtttatatactaatgcccaataaaaggaagttattatataataaacacaaagtaatTGTCCCCAAAGACacctcccgtgaaaagaaaccgccATTTCGCGAGCCGTGTACAACTATGCGAGCCGCGAAATGGAGACAGAACGCACTCCACGCCCCGCGGACCTGGACAGTAGCTGCTCCGTATCCCGCGGATTACTTTTTGACCCATATTCATGTTCTTCAATGGTGCTTGCTAATTTGGTCACCATTAACAACATTGAACCACTCAGTTTTGATGAAATAATgttaagaaaatatttaaataaaatgtcgattaaaaaaaaaaaaactaatgtcacgtcaataaaaaatttaagtaaaatGCATCCACTTAGCGGGTTTTAAACCCtggttgattttattttggattttaagtaatttcaatTAATCTCAATAACAATCCACAAAATCTGCCTATGCTATTATCCCATGTTGTTTGGGGTACATGACCAAGTAATGTGGCTATATGAATCACATGGAGACTATTAACAACATACTCTATGGCCAAAAAGTATCTCAATTTAGTTTAGTCTTCaagacttaatttaatttgttgttgatcCCATTTACTCCTTTctgttatttttttcatttttcacaaATTTCAAAGTAAAGtttaaacctcaatatctctaaatacgcataataaaaaattataaaaaatacataataaacaaatatacattaagacgaatttaatgagatctcacataaatatattttatcttctaaatatgttttaaaaaacattaatcaaatttctctcttcttAAGGTGGAACATTCCAAATGGGAATAAGAACATTAAATAATGGAGAGAGTATGAGATGGTAAAACAATATAATCAGCTAGAAATGTTTATTCGGGTTAtttggtcaatttcaaattaGATAGTT
This Amaranthus tricolor cultivar Red isolate AtriRed21 chromosome 13, ASM2621246v1, whole genome shotgun sequence DNA region includes the following protein-coding sequences:
- the LOC130798448 gene encoding oleosin G-like — translated: MAITTTTSTLHTFLRRLQHTSASNSTQHLPLLTLLISTAIFLLLATLTLTATLIGLVFFVLGLIVFVPFIILFSPIWLPIFVCVFVPLLGFVSLCGFGFVALAALWWVYRYCRGMHPPGSDRFDYARNSIANTARGARDYAREYGGYLHSKVKDAAPGA